A genomic stretch from Candidatus Hydrogenisulfobacillus filiaventi includes:
- a CDS encoding Transglut_core2 domain-containing protein, with product MKPLTESQIKALIVLLGDEDIKTAAIARKTLLDARREAKPYLEEARESPDPHVRTRVYGILERLRLDELGKRFEEFAALPSAWLDLEEGAFLIAESAYPTINRDHYRAMLDDMANTFRARMESQNPGRGREVVEALNDYFFRELGFNGNQAEYYDPDNTYINQVLDRRLGIPISLATVYLLIARRLRLPVVGIGMPGHFLLQYNDNLFIDAFNKGQIMTRSECVQFLMNNGFGFHPAYLSPTPTRFMLVRTLTNLIQLYSQTDPDRADSLAGFRDLLTQSYTAKV from the coding sequence ATGAAACCGCTGACGGAGAGCCAGATCAAGGCGCTGATCGTCCTCTTGGGGGATGAAGACATCAAGACCGCGGCCATCGCCCGAAAGACCCTGCTCGACGCACGGCGGGAGGCCAAGCCCTACCTGGAGGAGGCGCGCGAGTCCCCCGATCCGCACGTGCGCACCCGGGTGTACGGCATTCTGGAGCGGCTGCGCCTAGACGAGCTGGGCAAGCGCTTCGAGGAGTTTGCCGCCCTGCCCTCCGCCTGGCTGGACCTGGAGGAAGGGGCCTTCCTCATCGCGGAGTCGGCCTACCCCACCATCAACCGCGACCACTACCGGGCCATGCTGGATGACATGGCCAACACCTTCCGCGCCCGCATGGAGAGCCAGAACCCCGGGCGGGGCCGGGAGGTCGTGGAGGCCCTTAACGATTACTTCTTCCGGGAGCTGGGCTTCAACGGCAACCAGGCGGAGTACTACGACCCCGACAATACCTACATCAACCAGGTGCTGGACCGCCGGCTGGGTATCCCCATCAGCCTGGCCACGGTCTATCTGCTCATCGCCCGCCGGCTGCGGCTGCCGGTGGTCGGCATCGGCATGCCGGGCCATTTCCTGCTGCAATACAACGATAACCTTTTTATCGACGCCTTCAACAAAGGTCAAATCATGACCCGCAGCGAGTGCGTCCAGTTCCTCATGAACAACGGTTTCGGCTTCCATCCGGCCTACCTGAGCCCGACGCCCACCCGGTTCATGCTGGTGCGGACCCTCACCAATCTGATTCAGCTGTACAGCCAGACCGATCCCGACCGGGCCGATTCCCTGGCCGGTTTCCGGGACCTGCTCACCCAGTCCTATACCGCCAAAGTCTGA
- the acdA gene encoding Acyl-CoA dehydrogenase: protein MQETEVLARWRHRVRDTLSRLPAPPAGDDYPVEAVTRLLALGIQRIPFAAALGGEGLGLRGFTAVLEDVAAVDASLAAVFMASYSAAALLAAAGTPEQQAAWLTPLLAGQGLAAMAVSEAGAGSDVAAIRTTCRRLNDGRWRLDGSKAFITNTGHPLWRWSVVLARGPQPDRHTVFVVPADAAGLTVDRRRATLGWNRAGIHDLRLDGVVVPDANRLGPAGEGLRQVLAAFDRGRIAVAALGAGLCRGAWEQATAHARSRHTFGRPLIAHQAVADHLVQLWRLYTRARLLTGQAAAVADRGETPGAWAALAKWEAAEAAVEAARLAIQVRGGAGLLRGDPVAALWGDAKTLEIVEGTNEVQAWVLRRYVQGDGLPAAPGEGGARHADA, encoded by the coding sequence ATGCAGGAAACGGAGGTCCTCGCACGCTGGCGGCACCGGGTCCGGGACACCCTCTCCCGGCTGCCCGCCCCGCCGGCCGGGGACGACTACCCGGTGGAGGCGGTCACGCGGCTCCTGGCCCTGGGCATCCAGCGCATCCCCTTCGCCGCCGCCCTGGGCGGCGAAGGCCTGGGCCTGCGGGGATTTACTGCCGTGCTGGAGGACGTGGCCGCTGTGGACGCCTCCCTGGCGGCGGTGTTCATGGCCTCCTACAGCGCGGCCGCCCTGCTGGCGGCGGCCGGCACCCCTGAACAGCAGGCAGCCTGGCTGACCCCGCTGCTGGCCGGCCAGGGCCTAGCGGCCATGGCGGTGAGCGAAGCAGGGGCCGGGAGCGACGTGGCCGCCATCCGCACCACCTGCCGCCGGCTGAACGACGGCCGCTGGCGGCTGGATGGCAGCAAGGCCTTCATCACCAACACCGGCCATCCCCTCTGGCGCTGGAGCGTGGTGCTGGCCCGGGGCCCCCAGCCCGACCGGCACACCGTCTTTGTGGTCCCCGCCGACGCCGCCGGCCTGACGGTCGATCGCCGCCGCGCCACCTTGGGCTGGAACCGGGCCGGCATCCACGACCTGCGGCTGGACGGGGTGGTGGTACCGGACGCCAACCGCCTGGGGCCGGCCGGCGAAGGCCTGCGCCAGGTCCTGGCGGCCTTTGACCGCGGCCGCATCGCGGTGGCCGCCCTGGGGGCCGGCCTCTGCCGGGGGGCCTGGGAACAGGCCACGGCCCACGCCCGTAGCCGCCACACCTTCGGGCGGCCGCTGATCGCCCACCAGGCGGTCGCCGACCACCTGGTCCAGCTCTGGCGTCTGTATACGCGCGCCCGCCTGCTCACCGGGCAGGCGGCCGCGGTCGCCGACCGCGGGGAGACGCCGGGTGCCTGGGCCGCCCTGGCAAAATGGGAGGCCGCCGAGGCAGCGGTGGAGGCGGCCCGGCTGGCCATCCAAGTCCGGGGTGGAGCGGGCCTTCTGCGCGGGGACCCCGTAGCCGCCCTCTGGGGGGACGCCAAGACGCTGGAGATCGTGGAGGGAACCAACGAGGTCCAGGCCTGGGTGCTGCGCCGCTATGTGCAAGGCGACGGGCTGCCGGCCGCCCCGGGGGAAGGGGGAGCGCGGCATGCGGATGCTTGA
- the mobA gene encoding putative molybdenum cofactor guanylyltransferase (Evidence 3 : Putative function from multiple computational evidences), translating into MAPEALPYPGLVLAGGASRRMGRDKAGLRLPDGRTLLEHALAVLAAAVTGPLLVSTAGPVPPGRLQTWARAAGRAVAVCPDLRPGRGPLEGIRSGLRAVAPAAWLAVLAVDLPGAAPALWIHLAPRAGDDGPVLPVAGDLRQPLAGFWPAAVLPALEAFLDQGGRRVQQLLQAVPVRWQPVTAAGMLVNCNTPAEWAAWTGHPAGARPPAPGVE; encoded by the coding sequence ATGGCCCCGGAAGCCCTGCCCTACCCCGGCCTGGTCCTGGCTGGAGGCGCCTCCCGGCGCATGGGACGCGATAAGGCCGGCCTCCGGCTGCCGGACGGCCGCACCCTGCTGGAGCACGCCCTCGCGGTGCTGGCAGCGGCGGTGACGGGCCCGTTGCTGGTCTCCACGGCCGGTCCGGTACCCCCGGGCCGGCTGCAGACCTGGGCCCGCGCCGCGGGCCGGGCGGTAGCGGTGTGCCCCGACCTCCGCCCCGGGCGCGGGCCCCTGGAGGGCATCCGCAGCGGGCTGCGGGCGGTGGCTCCCGCAGCCTGGCTGGCCGTGCTGGCCGTGGACCTGCCCGGTGCGGCGCCGGCCCTCTGGATCCATCTGGCCCCTCGCGCCGGCGATGACGGACCGGTGTTGCCGGTGGCCGGCGACCTGCGGCAGCCCCTGGCCGGTTTCTGGCCGGCGGCGGTGCTGCCCGCGTTGGAAGCGTTTCTGGATCAGGGCGGCCGCCGGGTGCAGCAGCTGCTGCAGGCGGTGCCGGTGCGCTGGCAGCCGGTGACTGCAGCCGGCATGCTGGTCAACTGCAACACCCCCGCCGAATGGGCGGCTTGGACCGGGCACCCGGCCGGTGCCCGGCCGCCCGCGCCGGGTGTAGAGTAG
- the argF gene encoding Ornithine carbamoyltransferase gives MVERTVVSDLNLLGRSVLALTEWAPEEIRGVLATARWMKQNREDAHMARALAGKTVALLFELPSTRTRVSFQVAAQSLGAHVLTLGWNELQLGRGEPVRDTARVLSRYVDAVVIRARSHATVQEFIRYATVPVFNALTDQAHPFQVLADALTLWETQGSLSGLTFTYVGDGNNMANSYLTIGAKLGWHVRLATPAAYRPDAGVFEWARREAELTGGSVTWTEDPAAAVEGADAVATDVWVSMADPESEAKRLALAPYQVNASLMSLARPSAAFLHCLPAHRGEEVTEEVLEGPQSVVFEEAENRLWVEKSALYHCLV, from the coding sequence ATGGTGGAACGTACGGTGGTGTCCGACCTCAACCTGTTGGGTCGTTCGGTGCTGGCGCTGACGGAGTGGGCCCCGGAGGAGATCCGGGGGGTGCTGGCCACCGCCCGGTGGATGAAGCAGAACCGGGAGGACGCCCACATGGCACGGGCGCTGGCGGGTAAGACCGTGGCCCTGCTGTTCGAGCTGCCCTCCACCCGGACGCGGGTGTCCTTTCAGGTAGCGGCGCAGAGCCTGGGGGCGCATGTGCTGACCCTGGGCTGGAACGAACTGCAGCTGGGCCGGGGGGAACCGGTCCGGGACACCGCCCGGGTGCTGTCCCGCTATGTGGACGCGGTGGTGATCCGGGCCCGCTCCCATGCCACCGTGCAGGAATTTATCCGCTATGCCACGGTGCCGGTGTTCAACGCCCTGACCGACCAGGCGCATCCCTTCCAGGTGCTGGCCGATGCCCTGACCCTGTGGGAGACGCAGGGGAGCTTGAGCGGTCTGACCTTCACCTATGTGGGCGACGGCAATAACATGGCCAACTCGTACCTGACCATCGGGGCCAAGTTGGGATGGCATGTGCGCCTGGCCACGCCGGCCGCCTACCGCCCGGATGCGGGGGTCTTCGAATGGGCGCGCCGGGAGGCGGAGCTGACGGGGGGATCCGTGACCTGGACCGAGGATCCGGCGGCGGCGGTGGAAGGGGCGGATGCCGTGGCTACCGATGTGTGGGTCTCGATGGCCGACCCCGAAAGCGAGGCCAAGCGGCTGGCTCTGGCCCCTTATCAGGTCAATGCCTCCCTCATGAGCCTGGCCCGGCCCTCTGCCGCCTTTCTGCACTGCCTGCCTGCCCATCGCGGGGAGGAGGTCACCGAAGAGGTGCTGGAAGGGCCGCAGTCGGTGGTGTTCGAGGAGGCGGAAAACCGGCTCTGGGTGGAGAAGAGTGCCCTGTACCACTGCCTGGTGTAG
- a CDS encoding conserved membrane protein of unknown function (Evidence 4 : Unknown function but conserved in other organisms), translating into MAATLSARLALARALTWLHLANAFVLLLIPLGLTVAGFGASRRRHPLTAGWWRWQGGWQVAVLVQAAAGIAMVALGLRPKDPLHYLYGALAVLILLAERGLMADQPLRVSLEADYGRFNEAKVYAWINLVAFLVAARGLTTGLFGF; encoded by the coding sequence ATGGCAGCAACCCTCAGCGCACGGTTGGCCCTGGCCCGGGCCCTGACCTGGCTGCACCTGGCCAACGCCTTCGTGCTGCTCCTCATTCCCCTCGGCCTCACCGTGGCCGGGTTCGGGGCCTCCCGCCGCCGGCACCCGCTAACGGCGGGCTGGTGGCGGTGGCAGGGGGGATGGCAGGTGGCGGTGCTGGTGCAGGCGGCGGCCGGGATCGCCATGGTGGCCCTGGGCCTGCGCCCCAAGGATCCCCTGCACTACCTGTACGGGGCCCTGGCCGTGCTCATCCTGCTGGCTGAACGCGGCTTGATGGCGGACCAGCCCTTGCGGGTGTCCCTGGAGGCGGACTACGGCCGCTTTAACGAGGCCAAGGTGTACGCCTGGATCAACCTGGTGGCATTCCTGGTGGCCGCCCGCGGCCTGACCACCGGCCTCTTCGGCTTCTGA
- a CDS encoding putative Inorganic diphosphatase (Evidence 3 : Putative function from multiple computational evidences; Product type e : enzyme), whose translation MRHDPIQAVGCDLDNTLLELDPAFVPAYLEALEETLGETLRRRDPAYRGRLREDILAAARRVMAVRLPLRPLAAVFYGDLQRRTGLRREDLEPAVEAFLRERAPAFAGFIRPRPGALEALERVRQRGLKVALLTHPVFPRPLIEWRLQQGGLDRFPFDWVTSLEVCRASKPQPAYYRQAARVLGVPARRWLMVGDDWDNDVAPARRAGMQVLWVGAQPAPGLRRHGEGTWVGRVQDLPRLLDRLA comes from the coding sequence ATGCGCCATGATCCCATTCAAGCAGTGGGTTGCGACCTTGACAACACCCTCCTGGAGCTGGACCCGGCCTTCGTGCCCGCCTACCTGGAGGCCCTGGAGGAGACCCTCGGGGAGACCCTGCGCCGGCGGGACCCCGCCTACCGGGGCCGGCTGCGCGAGGACATCCTGGCCGCTGCCCGGCGGGTGATGGCAGTGCGTCTGCCGCTGCGGCCGCTGGCCGCGGTGTTCTACGGGGACCTGCAGCGGCGGACGGGGTTGCGGCGCGAGGACCTCGAACCGGCGGTCGAGGCCTTCCTGCGGGAACGGGCCCCGGCGTTTGCCGGCTTCATCCGGCCGCGGCCGGGCGCGCTGGAGGCGCTGGAACGGGTACGGCAGCGAGGGCTCAAGGTCGCACTGCTGACCCATCCGGTCTTTCCCCGGCCCCTCATTGAATGGCGGCTGCAACAGGGAGGCCTGGACCGCTTCCCCTTTGACTGGGTGACCAGCCTGGAGGTTTGCCGCGCTTCCAAGCCCCAGCCGGCGTATTACCGGCAGGCGGCCCGCGTCCTGGGGGTGCCCGCCCGCCGCTGGCTGATGGTGGGGGATGATTGGGACAACGACGTCGCCCCTGCCCGTCGGGCGGGGATGCAGGTGCTGTGGGTGGGAGCCCAGCCGGCGCCGGGGCTGCGGCGGCATGGCGAAGGTACCTGGGTCGGCCGGGTGCAGGACCTGCCCCGCCTCCTGGACCGGCTGGCCTAG
- a CDS encoding conserved protein of unknown function (Evidence 4 : Unknown function but conserved in other organisms) yields the protein MEPDKPRRRSQPAAWQRGGRVSDVETVLGYMARATTQYPASQVSLGWLLANARRVQFVARHGADEVLGMTFGIHRRIEIPMVPWMGYVRGVPVPDPLIWMQAAAEWPQSLIGVQVATDDVRLSGLLAPLLTTGAQASGEAAVRSRIRTLREEVDRALDLYNAIRHIMEEEPQRAAELEAFLHMAEHDMKDLGRQLQALKAQLDGQEGGPA from the coding sequence ATGGAACCCGACAAACCGCGGCGCCGGTCGCAGCCGGCCGCGTGGCAAAGGGGCGGAAGGGTGAGCGACGTCGAAACCGTGCTCGGGTACATGGCCCGGGCCACCACCCAATATCCGGCCAGCCAGGTATCCCTGGGCTGGCTCCTGGCCAATGCGCGCCGGGTGCAGTTCGTCGCCCGTCACGGCGCGGACGAGGTGCTGGGCATGACCTTCGGCATCCACCGCCGGATTGAAATCCCCATGGTGCCCTGGATGGGATACGTGCGGGGGGTACCGGTCCCGGATCCGCTGATCTGGATGCAGGCGGCGGCGGAGTGGCCCCAGAGTCTGATCGGGGTCCAGGTGGCCACCGACGATGTGCGCCTGTCCGGGCTTCTGGCTCCGCTCCTAACCACCGGGGCACAGGCCAGCGGCGAGGCGGCGGTGCGCAGCCGCATCCGCACCCTGCGCGAGGAGGTGGACCGCGCCCTCGACCTCTACAACGCCATCCGTCACATTATGGAGGAGGAACCGCAGCGGGCAGCCGAGCTGGAAGCCTTTCTGCATATGGCGGAGCATGACATGAAGGACCTGGGGCGGCAGCTCCAGGCCCTCAAGGCGCAGCTGGACGGGCAGGAGGGCGGTCCGGCCTAG
- a CDS encoding Exonuclease SbcC produces MRVLAISGPSGQGKTLLVEALLAAWDHPLPVLKLTHHRLEALFPDHPATDSGRYRQAGAAATVLAGPDGCLLRGPVPGRQLLDALAVLVGPGWLVLEGGRDAPWPQIRVQAEPDRIRATDAVIGPYPWGASQWWQTALPLTPEQARAAAHWIRERAGRLGFPWPPAGRKEERP; encoded by the coding sequence ATGCGGGTGCTGGCGATCAGCGGACCGTCCGGGCAGGGCAAAACCCTACTGGTGGAAGCGCTGCTGGCAGCCTGGGACCACCCCCTGCCGGTGCTCAAGCTGACCCATCACCGGCTGGAGGCTCTCTTTCCGGACCATCCCGCCACCGACAGCGGCCGTTACCGGCAGGCGGGCGCGGCCGCCACCGTGCTGGCCGGGCCGGACGGCTGCCTGCTGCGGGGCCCCGTCCCCGGCCGGCAGCTCCTGGACGCGCTGGCGGTGCTGGTAGGACCGGGCTGGCTGGTGCTGGAGGGCGGCCGGGATGCCCCCTGGCCCCAGATCCGGGTCCAGGCGGAGCCCGACCGGATCCGCGCCACCGACGCCGTGATCGGCCCCTACCCCTGGGGGGCGTCGCAGTGGTGGCAGACCGCCCTGCCGTTAACCCCGGAACAGGCGCGGGCGGCGGCGCACTGGATCCGGGAGCGGGCCGGCCGTCTGGGCTTCCCGTGGCCGCCGGCCGGCCGGAAGGAGGAGCGTCCATGA
- a CDS encoding Acetate CoA-transferase YdiF has product MRMLEPGQGEALAALIPDGATVAVAGNGSLLLAEEALAGIERAFLASGHPRDLTLYYPVLSGTRAGTGIDHLAHPGLVRAVVTSTFNIWDIHLMADLVREDRIEAHCLPMGIAFQLLRAAAAGQPGILTRIGLDTFLDPGAGGGTAFNRVPPTRTWVSRTRIDDQTYLFFRSPPVDVAILRAWAADPDGNLSLEGEPIRQAALDMALAARARRGRVLAQVRYVVRRGSLPPRRIDVPGFLVDAVLPSPGQPQSLAADYDPALTGEWAVEPPARPVPLSPRKVMARRVALLLSPGRLVNLGFGVPTLVAEVLAEEGVANALTFSVEHGPVGGQPTGKETFGASVGPRFLFTAADVFTLYHGQQLDWAILSAAEVDAAGHANVHRFATALPGPGGFIDITASARRVVFATALTTGGTRLRLKTPPEAGLEVEQEGRIPKFVPRLAERTFSAREALRRGAEVWYVTDRATFRLTPDGLVLTEVAPGIDPARDVIARMGFRPRIDPGLRPWPQEVFRPGLLGLAARWAHS; this is encoded by the coding sequence ATGCGGATGCTTGAGCCGGGACAGGGCGAGGCGCTAGCCGCCCTGATTCCCGACGGGGCCACCGTGGCGGTGGCCGGGAACGGGTCCCTCCTGCTGGCCGAGGAGGCACTGGCCGGCATCGAACGCGCCTTCCTGGCCAGCGGCCACCCCCGCGACCTCACCCTGTACTATCCCGTCCTCTCCGGCACCCGCGCCGGAACCGGCATCGACCACCTGGCCCATCCCGGCCTGGTCCGGGCGGTGGTGACCAGCACCTTCAATATCTGGGACATCCATCTGATGGCCGACCTCGTCCGCGAAGACCGCATCGAGGCCCACTGCCTGCCCATGGGGATCGCCTTCCAGCTGCTGCGGGCGGCCGCCGCCGGCCAGCCGGGCATCCTGACCCGTATCGGGCTCGACACCTTCCTGGACCCCGGGGCCGGCGGCGGCACCGCCTTCAACCGGGTGCCCCCCACCCGCACTTGGGTGAGCCGGACCCGGATTGATGACCAGACGTACCTCTTTTTCCGCAGTCCGCCGGTGGACGTGGCCATCCTCCGCGCCTGGGCAGCCGACCCGGACGGCAACCTGAGCCTGGAGGGGGAGCCGATCCGGCAGGCCGCCCTCGACATGGCCCTGGCCGCCCGCGCCCGCCGCGGGCGCGTGCTGGCCCAGGTCCGGTACGTGGTCCGGCGGGGGTCGCTGCCGCCCCGCCGGATCGACGTCCCGGGCTTCCTGGTGGATGCGGTGCTGCCCAGCCCCGGCCAGCCGCAGAGCCTGGCTGCGGACTACGATCCCGCCCTGACCGGGGAGTGGGCGGTGGAGCCGCCGGCCCGGCCGGTGCCCCTGAGCCCGCGCAAGGTGATGGCACGGCGGGTAGCCCTGCTGCTGAGCCCGGGCCGCCTGGTCAACCTGGGCTTCGGGGTGCCCACCCTGGTAGCGGAGGTGCTGGCGGAAGAAGGGGTGGCCAACGCCCTTACCTTCTCGGTGGAACACGGTCCCGTCGGTGGTCAGCCGACCGGCAAGGAGACCTTCGGCGCCTCGGTCGGCCCCCGCTTCCTGTTCACAGCCGCCGACGTCTTTACCCTCTATCACGGGCAGCAGCTGGATTGGGCGATCCTGAGCGCCGCCGAAGTGGATGCCGCCGGCCATGCCAATGTGCACCGCTTTGCCACCGCCCTGCCCGGACCGGGAGGGTTCATCGACATCACCGCCTCCGCCCGCCGGGTGGTGTTCGCCACCGCCCTCACCACCGGCGGCACCCGTCTGCGGCTCAAAACCCCGCCCGAAGCGGGACTGGAAGTCGAGCAGGAAGGCCGCATCCCCAAGTTCGTGCCCCGGCTGGCGGAGCGGACCTTCTCCGCCCGCGAGGCCCTGCGGCGGGGGGCGGAGGTCTGGTATGTTACCGACCGCGCCACCTTCCGCCTCACCCCCGACGGTCTGGTGCTGACCGAAGTGGCCCCCGGCATCGATCCCGCCCGGGACGTCATCGCCCGCATGGGCTTCCGGCCGCGGATCGACCCCGGCCTCCGGCCGTGGCCGCAGGAAGTGTTCCGGCCGGGGCTGCTGGGATTGGCCGCGCGCTGGGCGCATTCCTGA
- a CDS encoding DsbD_2 domain-containing protein, with product MVNLWNPAAGMAVGPTLLTAFLLGVVHGITPDEHTWPITFSYAIGSYSTRGGLKSGLLFSLAFTVQRAIASELAYLSLARFLTRPGVDAVVYVLVGAAMAWAGSYALHHRHALHLHLFHRREHAAGPDNDLENWAPRARAPRPAMALLHGFIAGWGVGAFATILYTVLAPSMPGPAWGWAPGAAFGLGTTAVQAAAGAAFGAASRQLHLSPDQAANVAFTTSGRTLWWGGWAFVVAGILGLIFPPVMQAGITTGLHIHNLHTLGIGFVLVMVTVLGVGVGSLVREVRRAARANRLPAPVGPPRPHLP from the coding sequence ATGGTGAACCTCTGGAACCCGGCCGCAGGGATGGCGGTGGGGCCCACCCTGCTGACGGCGTTTCTGCTGGGGGTGGTGCATGGGATTACCCCCGACGAGCACACCTGGCCCATCACCTTCAGTTACGCCATCGGATCCTATTCCACCCGCGGCGGCCTCAAGAGCGGCCTCCTCTTCTCCCTGGCCTTCACGGTCCAGCGGGCCATCGCCAGTGAACTGGCCTACCTCAGCCTGGCCCGTTTCCTGACCCGCCCCGGGGTGGACGCGGTGGTGTACGTGCTGGTAGGCGCGGCGATGGCCTGGGCCGGATCCTACGCCCTCCACCACCGCCATGCCCTGCATCTGCATCTCTTCCACCGGCGGGAACACGCCGCCGGGCCGGACAACGATTTGGAAAACTGGGCCCCGCGCGCACGCGCCCCCCGTCCGGCCATGGCCCTTCTGCACGGCTTCATCGCCGGTTGGGGCGTCGGGGCCTTTGCCACCATCCTCTATACCGTGCTCGCCCCCTCCATGCCCGGACCGGCCTGGGGCTGGGCGCCGGGGGCGGCCTTCGGCCTCGGCACCACGGCGGTGCAGGCAGCCGCCGGCGCGGCCTTCGGCGCCGCCAGCCGCCAACTGCACCTGAGCCCCGACCAGGCTGCCAACGTCGCCTTCACCACCTCCGGCCGCACCCTCTGGTGGGGCGGGTGGGCCTTCGTGGTCGCGGGGATCCTGGGTCTGATCTTCCCGCCGGTGATGCAGGCCGGCATCACCACCGGCCTGCACATTCACAACCTGCATACCCTGGGCATCGGCTTCGTGCTGGTGATGGTCACCGTATTGGGGGTAGGGGTCGGCTCCCTGGTGCGGGAGGTGCGGCGGGCCGCCCGGGCCAACCGCCTCCCCGCTCCCGTGGGCCCGCCGCGGCCGCACCTGCCCTAG
- the fur gene encoding transcriptional regulator for iron transport and metabolism (Evidence 2a : Function from experimental evidences in other organisms; PubMedId : 12029044, 12374814, 14563870, 15802251, 16672620, 25160631, 25209494, 30377275; Product type r : regulator), producing the protein MQIAEVLQKLEQGARRLTPQREVIIRLFAEHPGRHLSAEEVHALVKEEASEIGLATVYRTLELLTELGILQRINFGDGRARYELNQEEPHRHHHLVCMRCGRVEEYGEDLLDSLEGRILEERGFKVLDHELKFYGLCRSCQKAQGHH; encoded by the coding sequence ATGCAGATTGCCGAGGTGCTCCAGAAGCTGGAACAGGGCGCACGGCGGCTCACTCCTCAACGGGAGGTTATCATCCGGCTGTTTGCGGAGCACCCCGGCCGCCACCTCTCGGCGGAAGAGGTGCACGCGCTGGTGAAGGAAGAGGCGAGTGAGATCGGCCTCGCCACCGTCTACCGCACCCTGGAGCTGCTGACCGAGCTGGGCATCCTGCAGCGCATCAACTTCGGGGACGGGCGGGCGCGCTACGAGCTCAACCAGGAGGAGCCGCACCGCCACCATCATCTGGTCTGCATGCGCTGCGGCCGGGTGGAGGAATACGGGGAGGACCTGCTCGACTCCCTGGAGGGCCGGATCCTCGAGGAGCGGGGCTTCAAGGTCCTCGACCACGAGCTCAAATTCTACGGCTTGTGCCGGTCCTGCCAAAAGGCGCAGGGCCATCACTAA
- a CDS encoding Molybdopterin molybdenumtransferase, whose product MSHPGYPPPEEGLRRLQAAAAAPAPETVPLDAALGRTLAAAVAATRPQPPFNRAMMDGYALLAARTPGRFPVRSLAAAGGRSPAVPPGSAARILTGAPLPAGTDTVVEQEAVTLEAGNPPVAVVARAVAPGRNVGRRGQEWEPGDLLLAPGQRLGPLEVGLLAALGRDPVVVAGRPRVALVVTGDELAPPGRDPGPEGIWDANTPLFSALVRRYGGEVGCTIRVRDDPAAVEQALETARAARPHLILTTGGVSVGDRDYVIARLRAAGRLLFWRLDLHPGKAVAGAVWGDTPVLALSGSPGAALMGWFLVGAPLLVGLQGGRLPQRTGEARLRAPFPKPTRETRYLRVRLQAGPAGLEADAALPQGSDLLTAYRQLDAFAVIPAGSPPLPAGTPVRIHYVPGLGREALTWGPPAHTTGPEA is encoded by the coding sequence ATGAGCCACCCCGGGTATCCCCCGCCTGAAGAAGGGCTGCGCCGGCTGCAGGCGGCCGCCGCCGCCCCCGCTCCGGAAACGGTCCCCCTGGACGCGGCCCTGGGGCGCACCCTGGCGGCGGCCGTCGCCGCCACCCGTCCCCAGCCCCCCTTTAACCGGGCCATGATGGACGGCTACGCCCTGCTGGCGGCCCGCACCCCCGGGCGGTTTCCGGTCCGCAGCCTGGCTGCCGCCGGGGGCCGGTCCCCGGCCGTGCCCCCCGGTTCCGCCGCCCGCATCCTGACCGGCGCGCCCCTGCCGGCCGGCACCGATACGGTGGTGGAACAGGAAGCGGTCACGCTGGAAGCGGGCAACCCGCCGGTGGCGGTGGTAGCCCGGGCGGTGGCTCCCGGCCGCAACGTGGGCCGGCGGGGTCAGGAATGGGAGCCCGGCGACCTTCTGCTTGCCCCGGGTCAACGCCTGGGTCCCCTGGAAGTGGGCCTGCTGGCGGCCCTGGGCCGCGACCCGGTGGTGGTGGCCGGGCGGCCACGGGTGGCCCTGGTGGTCACCGGGGATGAACTGGCGCCGCCCGGCCGCGATCCCGGGCCCGAGGGCATCTGGGACGCCAACACGCCTCTCTTCAGCGCCCTGGTACGCCGGTACGGCGGGGAGGTGGGGTGCACGATCCGGGTGCGCGATGACCCCGCCGCAGTGGAACAGGCCCTCGAGACCGCGCGGGCCGCCCGCCCCCACCTCATCCTCACCACCGGAGGCGTCTCGGTGGGCGACCGCGACTACGTCATCGCCCGCCTGCGGGCGGCCGGGCGACTGCTCTTCTGGCGGCTCGATCTGCACCCGGGCAAGGCGGTGGCCGGTGCCGTCTGGGGGGATACGCCGGTCCTGGCCCTGTCCGGCAGCCCCGGAGCGGCTCTCATGGGATGGTTCCTGGTAGGCGCCCCGCTGCTGGTGGGCCTGCAGGGCGGCCGGCTGCCGCAACGGACGGGGGAGGCGCGTCTGCGGGCACCCTTCCCCAAGCCGACCCGGGAGACCCGCTACCTGCGGGTCCGGCTGCAGGCGGGCCCGGCGGGCCTGGAAGCGGATGCCGCCCTGCCCCAGGGGTCCGACCTCCTGACCGCGTACCGCCAGCTGGATGCCTTTGCCGTGATCCCTGCCGGATCGCCGCCTTTGCCGGCCGGTACCCCTGTCCGGATCCACTACGTCCCCGGATTGGGCCGCGAGGCCCTCACGTGGGGTCCCCCTGCACACACCACGGGGCCGGAGGCCTAG